The Festucalex cinctus isolate MCC-2025b chromosome 10, RoL_Fcin_1.0, whole genome shotgun sequence region TACTTCAACGGTATAACGAACCCCAAAGTGCTCATCACGACGTCGGACAGACCCAGAGGGGTGAGCGCATATTCATGCTTCGTGTGTATGTCAATTCTATTTTGCCAAACGCTGAACGGTACTCCCATATTTTTCGTAGAGGACGGTGAAATTCTGCGAGCAGCTGGCCACCGTGATCCCAAACGCTCATGTCTACTACAGAAGAGGCTTGGCCCTCAAAAGGATCATTCCCCAGTGCATTGCCAGGGACTTCACATACCTCATCGTCGTCAACGAGGACCGCAAAGTGCCAAGTATCCTTTTCAACGGAGGAACGCTCCTAACTATCATTCTGTCATTTTtgtcacatcttttttttttctattccacTTCAGTAAAGACCAACAAAGATGAAGTTGCTGTCATGTTTCTTTACACAGCCACTGCAGTCCTTTTCCAGGTTGATATGCCTGTTTTGACATTGTCACATGGATCGTGAAAGTCCACAAATTGCCGtgttaaaaacacattacacGCCGGTGGTGTCTAATCATAGACTGAAGAGAGTATTCCTTGTGCAAAATGGAGCTCTTCTTAACTCGAACTCCAAGATGGTTTGGTTCTCTGTCACCTGCCTGAAGGGCCCACGGCACACTTCAAGGTCAGCAGTGTTCGGCTGCGGAAGGAGCTAAAGGCAAGTTGTTTATATTCAATAGTTTAGTTCATAtatcagtattttatttttttcatgttttccttGGTAGCATTGCATGGTGGTTCGATCAATGTTTGGATCAATTGGAGAGCATGTATTTTCCCAACATTAtaataagcagttcagaaaatgggtggatggatattGTGCTACTTTGTGTCAACAGAGACGAGGTAAAGACCCGACAGAGCACAGCCCAGAAGTGATCTTGAACAACTTTACCACACGTTTAGGCCACAGCATCGGCCGGATGTTCGCCGCTCTTTTTCCTCAAAATCCGCAGTTTGTGGGTCGGCAAGTGGCCACCTTCCACAACCAGAGAGACTTCATCTTTTTCCGATTTCACAGGTGAACGTCTGATTAGAGAATGCATGCCCAGTCGCTTGATTGCCATGATTTTAAGTTCCCTTTGGTGGTTGTGTGTCTTAAGATACATCTTCAAGAACGAGAAGAAGGTCGGCATGCAGGAGTTGGGGCCTCGCTTCACTCTTAAGCTTCGCTCTTTGCAGAACGGCACCTTCGATTCCAAGTTTGGCGAGTACGAGTGGGTCCTCAAGGTGAGAGCGTGTGAATTTCATTTCATACAGGGAGCAAAGCAAGACAAAGATTGTTCATAGGCCACTATGCAATGCACTATCAAGGTCAACTTTGAAGTAAAGGCCTAACAAGCAATACTGTGCATGGATATCAGTGTCTTACtggctttttattttgaagttggccgtCAGAAGTGGTTGTGGTTTGGGGTGCACACATCAAAATTATCTAGTCAATCCCCGATCTTTCAAGTTTGACCTGCCGATCcagatttgtttttcataaaaagcaGTATACACCTTCAATGTTCcaaactcaaataaaaatgaaaagcctATAAGTCGTCTCACAGCAGACAAGTACAGTGGCTAATTTTGTCAGAACTCTGAGCAAAATTGGTTTAATTTTGGGGGGGTCTGCCAATCACccaaaattaacaaaatcaaGACCATGGATCGGTACACCACTAATTGTGGCAGTTGACACACTGAACTTTGCAATATGCTTAGGATTCAAATGAACACTGACATAGTCAAATCTGGTGTGCACGATATTTTCAAGACGCAGCCGCATCAATTATGTGCACCCTGCTTATAAAAGTTAGTCTATGTGGTGTTTTATTGTTGATCTTGTACGACGATTAAGAATGTAATTTGCCTTTTCCCTTATTTACAATGGGAAACATTTTTCTAAAACCAAACAACTTGT contains the following coding sequences:
- the rpf1 gene encoding ribosome production factor 1, translated to MDITEVPVTQKGKSKKKKNKSDKTKSVEQPDKMETDGVEVKEEKTDAAVVFPPTFSVSEIKNKQRRHLMFMKLKQEKRKQKMELKKKKKRQEKLLGKNAPPKQVPKTIENQRVYDETTVDPEDEEVTFDEATDEFSAYFNGITNPKVLITTSDRPRGRTVKFCEQLATVIPNAHVYYRRGLALKRIIPQCIARDFTYLIVVNEDRKVPNGLVLCHLPEGPTAHFKVSSVRLRKELKRRGKDPTEHSPEVILNNFTTRLGHSIGRMFAALFPQNPQFVGRQVATFHNQRDFIFFRFHRYIFKNEKKVGMQELGPRFTLKLRSLQNGTFDSKFGEYEWVLKRHEMDACRRKFQL